Proteins from one Bacteroidota bacterium genomic window:
- a CDS encoding 1-acyl-sn-glycerol-3-phosphate acyltransferase encodes MLYYFLKIVVGISTRIFYRNPLVLGRTNVPLNEPLIIASNHPNALCDPCSIAVFSKQRIHFLARGDVFQNKILYWIFVRQLGMVPIYRLLEGAENLHKNEETFRISTEKLKQKKTILMFSEGICIQERRLRKLKKGTARIAFASEESADWKLGLKVIPLGMNYTNPKKFRSDLVFNYGKPIVMKDFQEVYVKDKAIAINEFTKHLQKELSKLVVHIDDVQNDQLVSDMEEIYGNQITGVKKEKFITTQKIVQAVNNLSRQNHETVNSFRKKVRNYLAQIENIHVRDWVVKKEKVSGFRLLASGFWLLLCFPFHLFGLINNYLPYKIGYATANRIVKQVEFHASVNMYVSAMLYLIFYLIQILSVALIFRNWWILGAYIILLPLSGLFSLKYYTFLKKTFGQWRFFSLENKKREEIIRMRNELVSELALYFKL; translated from the coding sequence ATGCTGTATTATTTTCTGAAAATAGTTGTGGGTATTTCCACACGGATTTTTTATCGCAATCCACTTGTGTTGGGAAGAACGAATGTTCCGCTGAATGAACCGCTTATCATCGCATCCAATCATCCGAATGCTTTGTGCGATCCCTGTTCCATCGCGGTATTTTCAAAACAACGGATTCATTTTCTGGCGCGCGGAGACGTGTTTCAAAATAAAATCCTGTATTGGATTTTTGTCAGGCAACTTGGGATGGTTCCCATCTATCGGCTGTTGGAAGGTGCAGAAAACCTTCACAAAAATGAAGAGACATTTCGCATAAGTACTGAAAAGTTAAAACAGAAAAAAACAATCCTCATGTTTTCAGAAGGGATTTGCATACAGGAAAGGCGGTTGCGAAAACTTAAAAAAGGTACTGCCCGTATTGCTTTTGCTTCTGAGGAATCTGCAGATTGGAAACTGGGACTAAAAGTTATTCCTCTTGGAATGAATTACACAAACCCGAAAAAATTCCGGAGCGATTTAGTATTTAACTATGGAAAACCGATTGTCATGAAAGATTTCCAGGAAGTTTATGTAAAAGATAAAGCGATTGCGATTAATGAATTTACAAAACATCTTCAGAAAGAATTATCAAAACTGGTTGTGCATATTGATGATGTGCAAAATGACCAGCTTGTTTCAGATATGGAAGAGATATATGGGAATCAAATTACAGGGGTTAAAAAAGAAAAATTCATCACTACACAAAAAATAGTTCAAGCTGTAAATAATTTGAGCAGGCAAAACCATGAAACAGTAAATTCTTTCAGAAAGAAAGTAAGAAATTATCTAGCACAGATTGAAAACATCCATGTGCGCGATTGGGTTGTGAAAAAGGAAAAAGTTTCTGGTTTCCGGCTTCTGGCCTCTGGCTTCTGGCTGTTGCTCTGCTTCCCCTTTCATTTGTTCGGTCTTATTAATAATTATCTTCCGTATAAAATAGGATATGCTACCGCCAATCGCATTGTAAAGCAGGTTGAATTTCATGCATCGGTAAATATGTACGTAAGCGCCATGTTGTATTTGATTTTTTATCTTATACAAATTCTTTCTGTTGCGTTGATTTTCAGGAATTGGTGGATACTTGGAGCATACATAATTCTACTTCCGCTCAGCGGATTGTTTTCGCTGAAGTATTATACTTTTCTGAAAAAAACTTTCGGGCAATGGAGATTTTTTTCTCTTGAAAATAAAAAACGCGAAGAAATTATCAGAATGAGAAATGAATTAGTAAGCGAATTAGCATTATACTTTAAACTTTAA
- the hemC gene encoding hydroxymethylbilane synthase, translated as MERGSIIIGSRGSELALWQANFVLSELKRIKIDAEIKIIKTKGDIEQNLSWDKMEGKGFFTKEIEGALLKKEIDLAVHSHKDLPTDLVPGLIIAAVSEREDPSELLLINKNSVDEKEKFSLKKNAIVGTSSARRKSQMLAWRNDVKLEDLRGNVPTRIQKLRDKKYDAILIANAGISRLEIDLNEFHCEKLDVKEFIPAPAQGVLALQIRESDKELFARLQKLNHPYVSETISVERKVLNLFDGGCQLPLGVHCEKDENEDGETIYKVRAAKADSWDKFPKYIYVQSKKSEGLAEKVVEKIKNIKPCSVFISRDFRKNDFFKNCLEANGYQVFAQSLIEIKQIAMRKFVKTDWIFFSSKNAVKHFFEQKPDVEGTKFGAVGKSTADEIRKFGKRADFIGDSDNTKMTGKKFSALVGSKTVLFPQAKASMKTIQLQLPKKENVKDVVVYETIKHNDSRLPPAGCQLLIFTSPSNVEAFFEKNKISSEQKVIAMGDATANALKKKGVKTNKQPASFDDLGLVQAVMSL; from the coding sequence TTGGAGAGGGGCTCCATAATAATCGGCTCTCGCGGCAGCGAACTTGCTCTCTGGCAGGCGAATTTTGTTTTGAGTGAATTGAAGAGAATAAAAATTGACGCAGAAATAAAAATCATAAAAACAAAAGGAGACATAGAACAAAATCTGAGCTGGGATAAAATGGAAGGCAAAGGTTTTTTTACCAAAGAAATTGAAGGCGCTTTACTAAAAAAAGAAATTGACTTAGCAGTGCATTCGCATAAAGATTTGCCAACCGATTTAGTTCCTGGATTAATCATTGCTGCAGTTTCTGAACGAGAAGATCCAAGCGAATTGTTGCTGATAAATAAAAATTCTGTAGATGAAAAGGAAAAATTTTCTCTAAAAAAAAACGCCATTGTCGGAACTTCATCGGCAAGAAGAAAATCTCAGATGCTTGCGTGGAGAAACGATGTGAAGCTGGAAGACTTACGGGGAAATGTTCCCACGCGAATTCAAAAACTAAGAGATAAAAAATACGATGCGATTCTGATTGCGAATGCCGGAATTTCAAGATTGGAAATTGATTTAAATGAATTTCATTGCGAAAAATTAGATGTGAAAGAATTTATTCCTGCTCCTGCACAAGGTGTTCTTGCTTTGCAGATTCGTGAAAGTGATAAAGAATTATTTGCAAGACTTCAGAAATTAAATCATCCTTATGTTTCAGAAACTATTTCGGTGGAAAGAAAAGTTCTAAACTTGTTTGATGGCGGTTGTCAACTTCCGCTGGGAGTTCATTGCGAGAAAGATGAAAATGAAGACGGTGAAACGATTTATAAAGTACGTGCAGCTAAAGCAGATTCATGGGATAAGTTTCCGAAATATATCTATGTGCAATCGAAGAAGTCAGAAGGATTGGCAGAAAAAGTAGTCGAGAAAATAAAAAACATAAAACCCTGTTCTGTTTTCATCAGCAGGGATTTTCGAAAGAATGATTTCTTCAAAAATTGTCTGGAAGCAAACGGATATCAAGTTTTCGCGCAATCGCTAATCGAGATAAAACAAATCGCGATGAGAAAATTTGTGAAAACAGATTGGATATTTTTCTCCAGCAAAAATGCTGTGAAACATTTCTTTGAACAGAAACCGGATGTGGAAGGAACAAAGTTTGGAGCTGTAGGAAAATCTACGGCAGATGAAATCCGAAAGTTTGGCAAGCGGGCTGATTTCATAGGAGATTCGGACAACACGAAAATGACAGGAAAAAAATTCTCTGCACTTGTCGGAAGTAAAACTGTTTTGTTTCCTCAAGCAAAAGCGAGCATGAAAACAATTCAGCTTCAATTGCCGAAGAAAGAAAATGTAAAAGATGTTGTTGTTTACGAAACTATTAAACACAACGATTCTCGTTTGCCGCCTGCTGGCTGCCAACTATTAATTTTTACCAGTCCTAGCAATGTGGAGGCATTCTTCGAAAAAAATAAAATCAGCTCAGAGCAAAAAGTAATTGCAATGGGAGACGCTACGGCAAATGCTTTGAAAAAGAAAGGAGTAAAAACAAATAAACAACCTGCTTCCTTTGATGATTTGGGATTAGTGCAAGCAGTGATGTCATTATAA
- the hemB gene encoding porphobilinogen synthase: protein MIQRPRRLRKNPIIREMIAETRLCKDMFIYPYFIVPGKKIVHKINAMPGINHFSVDELLKDAEKGLKLGVNKILLFGVGEEKTKDASSSFSNNSVVVKAVKELKKKFGDDLYVITDVCVCAYTTHGHCGILHNDYVHNDSSVEVLAKMALAHAQAGADMVAPSDMMDGRVGAIRNLLDEKKSENTAIMSYAIKFSSSYYGPFREAADSAPQKGDRKTYQMDFRNGREALKEALLDEQEGADILMVKPAMAYMDVISNLRANTLLPVACYNVSGEYSMVKAAAKNGWIDEQKIVMENMHAFARAGADIIISYHTRDIMEKKWL from the coding sequence ATGATACAACGCCCCAGAAGACTCCGTAAAAACCCAATCATCCGCGAGATGATTGCAGAAACGAGATTGTGCAAGGACATGTTCATCTATCCGTATTTTATTGTTCCCGGAAAAAAAATCGTCCACAAGATTAATGCGATGCCGGGCATAAATCATTTTTCTGTTGATGAATTATTAAAAGATGCAGAGAAAGGATTAAAACTTGGAGTAAATAAAATTTTACTGTTCGGTGTTGGAGAGGAAAAAACAAAAGACGCGAGCTCATCGTTCAGCAATAATTCTGTTGTAGTGAAAGCCGTGAAAGAACTGAAGAAAAAATTCGGAGATGATTTGTACGTGATTACGGATGTTTGCGTGTGTGCTTACACCACACACGGGCATTGCGGAATTCTGCACAATGATTATGTGCATAATGATTCTTCGGTGGAAGTTTTGGCGAAAATGGCGCTGGCTCATGCGCAGGCAGGTGCAGATATGGTTGCGCCTTCGGATATGATGGACGGCAGAGTAGGAGCGATCAGAAATTTACTGGATGAAAAAAAATCAGAGAACACCGCTATCATGTCTTACGCGATAAAATTTTCTTCCTCTTATTATGGTCCGTTCCGCGAAGCGGCAGATTCGGCTCCGCAAAAGGGCGATAGAAAGACTTACCAGATGGATTTTCGTAACGGGCGCGAAGCTTTGAAAGAAGCATTGCTCGATGAACAGGAAGGCGCAGACATATTAATGGTAAAACCCGCGATGGCTTACATGGATGTGATTTCAAATTTGCGTGCAAATACATTATTGCCCGTTGCTTGCTATAATGTTTCCGGAGAATATTCCATGGTGAAAGCAGCTGCTAAAAACGGATGGATTGACGAACAGAAAATTGTGATGGAAAATATGCACGCTTTCGCGCGCGCTGGAGCGGATATTATTATTTCGTATCACACAAGGGATATTATGGAGAAAAAATGGCTGTAG
- a CDS encoding rhodanese-related sulfurtransferase, with translation MQRFPSRKELLKQLHEESSKRFTFSFYRYVIIEDVENLRGELLKKWKVLNAFGRIYIAREGINAQMSIPEENFQKFQKQLYSDKRFSDVPFKVAIEDNGKSFYKLTIKVRKKIVADGLKDDSFDVTNVGTHLSAEEWNKQMNNAVVVDMRNFYESEVGHFQNAICPDAHSFRQELPMVKEILQGKENEKILLYCTGGIRCEKASAYLKHYGFKDVNQLYGGIIEYARQVKLNGLESKFKGKNFVFDERMGERITEDIISKCYQCSKLCDTHYNCANDGCHLLFIQCESCREKFEACCSDECRKIIHLPIDEQKKIQRETARNVPASIFSSRKRAKQRTHS, from the coding sequence GTGCAAAGATTTCCTTCCCGCAAAGAATTATTGAAACAGCTTCATGAAGAATCCTCCAAACGGTTTACATTTTCATTTTACCGATACGTGATTATTGAAGATGTTGAAAATCTTCGTGGAGAACTTTTGAAGAAATGGAAAGTGTTAAATGCCTTCGGAAGGATTTACATCGCGCGCGAAGGCATCAATGCACAGATGAGCATTCCGGAGGAGAATTTCCAAAAGTTTCAAAAGCAATTATATTCCGATAAAAGATTTTCAGATGTTCCTTTTAAGGTTGCTATTGAAGATAACGGCAAATCCTTTTATAAACTTACAATTAAAGTCAGAAAAAAAATTGTAGCAGATGGTCTGAAAGATGACTCATTTGATGTGACCAATGTTGGCACGCATCTTTCCGCTGAAGAATGGAATAAACAAATGAACAACGCTGTCGTTGTTGACATGCGTAATTTTTACGAAAGCGAAGTCGGGCATTTTCAAAATGCCATTTGTCCTGATGCGCACAGCTTCCGCCAGGAACTTCCAATGGTAAAAGAAATTCTTCAGGGAAAAGAAAACGAAAAAATATTATTGTATTGCACGGGTGGAATCCGCTGTGAGAAAGCAAGCGCTTATCTGAAGCATTATGGTTTCAAAGACGTAAACCAACTCTATGGCGGCATCATAGAATATGCCCGACAAGTAAAACTAAACGGACTTGAATCTAAATTCAAAGGAAAAAATTTTGTGTTTGACGAGCGTATGGGCGAAAGAATAACTGAAGATATTATTTCAAAATGTTATCAATGCAGTAAACTTTGCGACACGCATTATAATTGTGCGAACGATGGATGCCATCTTCTTTTTATTCAATGCGAATCCTGTCGTGAAAAATTTGAAGCATGCTGTTCGGATGAATGCCGGAAAATAATTCATCTTCCGATTGACGAGCAGAAAAAAATTCAGCGCGAGACCGCGAGAAACGTTCCCGCAAGTATTTTTTCCAGCCGCAAGCGCGCCAAACAACGCACACATAGCTGA
- the hisF gene encoding imidazole glycerol phosphate synthase subunit HisF: MLAKRIIPCLDIKDGRTVKGVNFENLRDAGDAVELGEYYAKNGADELVFLDITATNEKRKTLSALVKKIALHVNIPFTVGGGISSVEDVSVLLNSGADKISINTSAVKNPNLISDLAKRFGSQCVVVAIDAKAVYPPLEEAGGGKNWKVFLNGGKVPTDIKAFFWAKEAEQRGAGEILLTSMNHDGTKNGFAIELTKIISESVNIPVIASGGAGTMEHFAEVFTKGKADAALAASIFHFKEIEIDVLKKFLKKKNISVRF, from the coding sequence GTGCTTGCCAAACGCATCATCCCATGCCTCGATATTAAAGATGGTCGCACCGTAAAAGGCGTGAACTTTGAAAACCTCCGTGATGCTGGCGATGCGGTTGAGTTGGGAGAATATTATGCAAAGAACGGAGCGGATGAATTAGTTTTTCTGGATATCACCGCAACGAATGAAAAAAGAAAAACACTCTCAGCACTGGTAAAAAAAATTGCATTGCATGTAAATATTCCTTTCACGGTTGGCGGAGGAATTTCATCTGTTGAAGATGTTTCTGTTTTGCTCAATTCCGGTGCGGATAAAATTTCCATCAATACTTCCGCAGTAAAAAATCCAAACCTGATTTCTGATCTGGCAAAAAGGTTTGGAAGCCAGTGCGTGGTGGTTGCAATTGACGCTAAGGCAGTTTATCCACCTTTGGAGGAGGCAGGGGGAGGAAAAAACTGGAAAGTTTTCCTGAACGGAGGCAAAGTTCCAACCGACATTAAAGCATTCTTCTGGGCAAAAGAAGCCGAGCAAAGAGGAGCGGGAGAAATTCTTCTCACTTCGATGAATCACGATGGAACAAAAAACGGATTTGCTATTGAACTCACAAAAATAATTTCTGAATCAGTAAATATTCCTGTGATTGCTTCAGGCGGTGCAGGAACCATGGAACATTTTGCAGAAGTTTTCACCAAAGGAAAAGCAGATGCCGCCCTTGCAGCGAGCATTTTTCACTTTAAGGAAATTGAAATTGACGTATTGAAAAAATTTCTTAAGAAGAAAAACATTTCGGTCAGATTCTGA
- the hemA gene encoding glutamyl-tRNA reductase, which translates to MNRFKIIAVTHKHFDISDIGKFHIDEKEWKNRLSELKTKMGVDELMFLSTCNRVEFLLSTSLQIDADFVKKFILSIYSEINIEHLKKSVSSASVFEGEEALRHLFHVASSLDSLVVGEREIITQVRNSYEICRKFGLTGDVIRLVVQNTIECAKEVYTKTNIAKNPVSVVSLAYRKLKELNVKLDAQFLIIGSGVTNTTMTKYLKKHGFTNFVVFNRTLSNAEKLANELSGKSFPLSDLKNYKNGFDVIVTCTGSREHIITKEIYTALIGDDKGKKVVIDLAVPNDLDEEILKNYDVNLIAVNNLQEIARKNLQERENELASCEKIISFHIESFRQELKERRVEIAMSDVPKKVKEIYDTAVNEVFFKDIEKLDTQSKETFDKVIAYLEKKYISMPMKMAKEVMMEK; encoded by the coding sequence ATGAATCGTTTCAAAATCATAGCCGTCACGCACAAGCATTTCGATATTTCTGATATTGGAAAATTTCATATTGACGAGAAAGAGTGGAAGAACCGCCTTTCTGAACTGAAAACAAAAATGGGGGTTGATGAGTTGATGTTCCTTTCCACCTGCAATCGCGTTGAATTTTTACTGAGCACTTCTCTGCAAATTGATGCTGATTTCGTGAAGAAATTTATTCTTTCCATTTATTCTGAAATAAATATTGAACATCTCAAAAAATCTGTTTCTTCAGCTTCTGTTTTTGAAGGAGAAGAAGCACTCCGACATCTTTTCCATGTTGCTTCTTCGCTTGATTCTTTGGTAGTAGGCGAGCGGGAAATTATCACGCAGGTGCGCAACTCCTATGAAATATGCCGGAAGTTTGGTTTGACCGGAGATGTTATCCGTTTAGTTGTTCAAAATACCATTGAGTGTGCCAAAGAAGTTTATACAAAAACAAATATTGCGAAAAATCCGGTTTCTGTTGTTTCGCTGGCTTATCGTAAGTTGAAAGAATTGAATGTAAAATTGGATGCGCAGTTTTTGATTATCGGTTCAGGAGTGACAAACACAACCATGACGAAGTATTTAAAAAAACATGGCTTCACAAATTTTGTTGTATTTAACAGAACTCTTTCTAACGCAGAAAAACTTGCCAACGAACTCAGCGGAAAATCTTTTCCTCTTTCTGATTTGAAGAATTATAAAAATGGTTTTGATGTGATTGTTACCTGCACGGGATCCAGGGAGCACATCATCACGAAAGAAATCTACACAGCTCTTATAGGCGATGACAAAGGCAAGAAAGTGGTGATTGATCTGGCAGTTCCGAATGATTTGGATGAAGAGATTCTGAAAAACTATGATGTGAATCTTATAGCAGTAAATAATTTACAGGAGATTGCCCGTAAAAATTTACAGGAACGCGAAAACGAATTGGCTTCTTGTGAAAAAATTATTTCTTTCCATATTGAATCCTTCCGTCAGGAATTAAAAGAAAGAAGGGTGGAGATTGCCATGAGTGATGTGCCGAAGAAAGTGAAAGAAATTTACGACACGGCTGTGAATGAAGTATTTTTCAAAGACATTGAAAAACTTGACACTCAATCAAAAGAAACGTTCGACAAAGTGATTGCCTACCTCGAAAAAAAATACATCAGCATGCCAATGAAAATGGCAAAGGAAGTAATGATGGAGAAGTAG